GACCCCGCCCACCGGCACTGATCCCAACCTCAACTACTTCTACGACCGCTCCTCCAACCTGACCCAGATCCAGACCGGCTCCGCAGCCACTGCCACCTACACCTACAGCCCGGTCAACATGGCCACGAGCGTCACCGACCAGGATGGGGGCAAGACAACGTTCCAATACGGGGATCCACGCGACACCCTGCGGACCGAGACCGACTACCCCAATAACGTGGCCATGAAGATCGGCTACGACTCCTCGGACCGGATCAAGGACACGACCGTGACCGGGCCCAACAGCCCCACCCCGCTGGTGCACTACACCTACTGCTACAAAGACAACGGCTGCTCGGGGGCCGACACCGCCCTGTTGCAGCAGCAGAGCGACAAGGTGGCGAACCTAACCACGAACTACACCTACTCAAAGGTTAGTCGCCTCCAGGGTGCAACCACGACCAACTCTTCGGGGGCCACGACCGACACCTACCACTACAACTACGACCCGGTAGGAAACATCATCTCTAAGCTGGTCGGCTCATCCACCACCGACTACGCCTACAACGAAGACAACGAGCTCTACTGCAGCTACCCCGACAGCACGTCCGGGTGTGGGGCGAGTTCGGCCACATCCTACGGCTACGACGGAGCTGGTGGGCTGACCTCCATCAACGCTCCCGGCACAAGCTCCGACTACTCCTTCGCCTACGACGCCAAACAGCAGACGACGTCGATCACGCCGCCCGGGTCCTCGCAAGTGTCGCTGTCGTACCAGGACGCCAACCAGGTGCGCCTCATCACCGAAGGGAGCCTGCGCTACGGCTATAACCTGCTCGGTCAGTCTTCCGTCGCGCCGAACTCCGGGACCGCCAACACCACGACGTTCGCGCGGGACAACATGGGAACCCTGGTGGAAGAGCGGGTCGCTCAGAGTGGATCTTCAGCGGTCCACTACTACTACTTGTTTGATTCACTCGGGTCCGTAATCGGGCTCACCAACGACTCGGGCAACCTGGTGGGCGGTACCACCTACCGCTACGAGCCGTATGGGAAGATGACCGAAGACCCGACCCAGGGGACATCCGTGAGCAATCCATGGGGGTTCGCTGCCGGATTGAACGACTCACAGACTGGCTTCTACAAGTTCGGGGATCGCTTCTACAACCCCGACGCGATGCGGTGGACTCAGATGGATCCGGTAGGAGGACACCTTTCCAATCCTATGACGCTCCACCGCTACCTCTACGCGCAAGACTTGCCGAACGTCATCACCGACCCCAACGGAAGAGACACCACCTACTGTTTCCTCACCCCGGAGAACTACGCTTCATGTCAGGAGTCCCAGACACTGGCGCAGATTGAGGCGGAACCCTTCAACTGGGAGCAACTTGAAGAAGGGGTGCTTGGTTGCATTGGTGGCGGCCTCGTCGGAGCT
The window above is part of the Candidatus Methylacidithermus pantelleriae genome. Proteins encoded here:
- a CDS encoding RHS repeat domain-containing protein, which translates into the protein TPPTGTDPNLNYFYDRSSNLTQIQTGSAATATYTYSPVNMATSVTDQDGGKTTFQYGDPRDTLRTETDYPNNVAMKIGYDSSDRIKDTTVTGPNSPTPLVHYTYCYKDNGCSGADTALLQQQSDKVANLTTNYTYSKVSRLQGATTTNSSGATTDTYHYNYDPVGNIISKLVGSSTTDYAYNEDNELYCSYPDSTSGCGASSATSYGYDGAGGLTSINAPGTSSDYSFAYDAKQQTTSITPPGSSQVSLSYQDANQVRLITEGSLRYGYNLLGQSSVAPNSGTANTTTFARDNMGTLVEERVAQSGSSAVHYYYLFDSLGSVIGLTNDSGNLVGGTTYRYEPYGKMTEDPTQGTSVSNPWGFAAGLNDSQTGFYKFGDRFYNPDAMRWTQMDPVGGHLSNPMTLHRYLYAQDLPNVITDPNGRDTTYCFLTPENYASCQESQTLAQIEAEPFNWEQLEEGVLGCIGGGLVGAEYGEYVPIAGEATPLAGALAGCLVGGTSEAITGVNILDPTSP